The Litorilinea aerophila genome includes the window CCGTAGCCGGCTGGCGCGACCAGGGCCACGTGGCCAGCGGCCAGGAGCTCCTGCAGCTCGCCATACAGCCGGGGCCGTTCCAGGATCGGCAGGGAGCTGGATGGGCACATGGGTCATTGGCTATCCACAGATGGGTTCACGGCAGAACCACGGACTTCACAGAGGTACAGCCCGATATCGGTATCACACCTGCCCGGAATCAGCCGACGGCGTGCCATCCTGCCGTTGCAAGAGGTCGGCCAGGGTCTGGGCCAGTTGCGCCATGGGCAAGGGCTTGGGCAGCCAGGTGGAGATGCCGTACTCCGCCAGGTCGAGGGATTCTGCCTCTCGGGGGTGGCCGCTCATCAGGATGATGGGCCTGGTCCAGCCTCGCTGGCGCAGGACGTGGAGCAGGGCCACGCCGCCCATCTCCGGCATGACCATGTCGGTGAGGATGACATCGATCGCGGTGTCGCCCCGGTCCAGGATCCCCAGGGCTTCCCGCCCGTGGGCAGCCTCCAGCACCCGATACCCCCACTGTTCCAGGTTCTCTCGCAGGGCTGTGCGCAGGGCCAGGTTATCTTCCACCAGCAGGATCGTCTCACCCTGTCCCTGGGGCAGGATCTGGGCCTCATCCGCGGCGATGGGATGCTCGGGCTCCGGCAGGGCGGGCAAGTAGATGGTGAAGGTGGTGCCTTTGCCCACCTGGCTCTCCACGTCGATATGGCCGCCGTGCTGGGAGACGATGCCGTGGACCTGGGCCAGGCCCAGGCCGGTTCCCTTGCCCGGTTCCTTGGTGGTGAAGAAGGGTTCGAAGATGTGGCCCAGGACATCATCTGAGATGCCCGTGCCCGTATCCCGCACCCGGAGCAGGAGCCACCGGCCGGGCGCCATCCCGGGCAGGGGCGGCCTGACGTTCTGTTCGGATTCCCGGGAAGGACCGATGGTCAGGTGCCCCAGTTCGATGGTCAGGTGGCCGCCGGCGGGCATGGCGTCCCGCGCGTTGATGACCAGGTTCAACAGCACCTGGCGCAGGCGAGTGGGGTCGGCGTCCAGGACATAGTCGCCCGGCTCGTAGCCCAGGCGGATCTGAATGGACTCGGGCAGGGTGCGCTCCAGGAGCTTGACCTGCTCCTTGACCAGGATCAGGAGGTTGACAGCCTGTCGTTCCAGCACAGACTGGCGGCTGAAGTCCAGGATCTGGCGGATGAGCTCCGTGGCGTGGTGGGCCTGCTGGTCGATGATGGCCATCCGTTCCCGATCTCGGGGGGAGAGGCCGGGGCTGCGCATGGCCATCTGGGCGTGGAGGACGATGACGGTGATGATGTTGTTGAAGTCGTGGGCGATGCCGGCGGCCAGCTGGCCCACAGTGGCCAGCCGTTCCTGCTGCTGAATCTGGGCCTGGATCTGGCGGGAGCGGGTGACGTCGTCGATGAGCAAGACCCATTGCTCCGGCTCCGGGCCGTTGGGAATGGGCCGCGCGATCACCTCGAAGGTGCGCGCCCCGGCGTGGACTTCGTGCCAGATGCCGGTGGGCGGGGACGAGAGCACCTCCTTCAAAGTGCGGTCGCCCAGCTGGGTCACCACGTCGCCCACCCCGGCATTGGCCAGGGTAGCCAGATCCTGCACGGCCACGGGGTTGGCCATCAGGATGCGGCCGGTTGCATCCAGCACCACCACCCCTTGGGGAACTGTCCGCAGGATCTGGGTCATCTGGCGGGCCTGGGCTTCGTTGTGTTCGTAGAGCGCGGCCCGGTGGAGGGCGCTGGCAGCCATGTTGGCCAACGCCTGGAGCAGGCGCAGATCTTCGTCCCCCAGCAGGCGCTGACTCCCGATCCAGAGCAGCCCGATGATTTTGTCTTCAGCAACCAGGGGTATCCCGGCGATGGCCCGACAGGAGCCCGTGATATCCGCATACTGGAGCCGGGGATCCTTCTGGGCCTCGTTGTTGAGGTAGGGCTGGCCCGTTTCCAGGACCAGGGAGCTGAGGCCGGCGCCGGGAGGAACTTGCCGGTCGGTGAGGTGCGCCCAGATGCCCCTGGCCAACTCGACCCGTAGCGTCCCATCCTCTGAAACCAGGATCTCCACGGCTGCCCCGTCTACCTCAAGCTGAAGCAGGAGTTGATCCAGGAGGACGGGCAGAATTTCCCGGCGGGTAAGGGAGGCGCGCAGGGTCTCTCCCAGGGTGGTCACCAGCTCCATCTCCCGTTCCCGGCGTTTACGGTCTGAAATGTCCAGCACAGTGCCCAGGATGCTGGGCTTTCCGTCCCACAGGATGCGCCGTCCGTACACTTCCACCTCGATGGTGGAGCCATCCTTGCGCAGCCCCTGGAATTCGTAGCGCACGGCCTCCACTTCTCCTTCCATGCGCCGGCGAATGTGGGTGGCCACCAGCTCCCGGTGGTGGGGCGCGGTCAGATCCAGGGGGCTCAACCG containing:
- a CDS encoding PAS domain S-box protein, with product MIVELIQNVALLVALSVGLQMIAHRWEQRDFAYRLVAGFLFGVVAIAAMMTPLQMAPGLIYDGRSIILSLAGLMGGPVTAGIAALMAAAYRLYLGGVGAPVGVAVIVEAAALGAGYFYLRQQDARWLRPIRLWAFGVVVHLGMLGLQLLLPDGLGPQILRAIGLPVLVFYPLGLLLSAFVFLEAERRRAAEAQAVQSQRQMTHLLASSPAITYSLAPDFTPRWFSPNIQEILGYSLEEACQPDWWRNHLHPDDREAAIARSQEVLTSGHLIHEYRFLKRNGDVLWVRDELRLLQDEAGNPTEIVGSWSDITGRVMAERSLTCQNRILELIATGAPLETTLEALVEEMEAQLPGMLASILLLDEDGLHIRHGAAPSLPESYWRAIDGEPIGQRAGSCGTAMYRGEAVIVEDIATDPLWERYRELALSHGLRACWSTPIFDEHGDVLGSFALYTRTPARPTPQQETVIAQATNLAAIAIARHRQEEALRRERDFALQVMENLGQGLTTTDENGRFTYVNPAYAAMVGYPVDRLLGRHPAVVTDEADHPKLEEALARRRAGETSTFESNLRHRDGHLVPVLITGVPRFHDGRYIGSIAVVTDISERKRAEEALRQSEERFRSLAESSLTGIYLIQDGRFAYVNQALATLFGYEVGEIVGRLSPLDLTAPHHRELVATHIRRRMEGEVEAVRYEFQGLRKDGSTIEVEVYGRRILWDGKPSILGTVLDISDRKRREREMELVTTLGETLRASLTRREILPVLLDQLLLQLEVDGAAVEILVSEDGTLRVELARGIWAHLTDRQVPPGAGLSSLVLETGQPYLNNEAQKDPRLQYADITGSCRAIAGIPLVAEDKIIGLLWIGSQRLLGDEDLRLLQALANMAASALHRAALYEHNEAQARQMTQILRTVPQGVVVLDATGRILMANPVAVQDLATLANAGVGDVVTQLGDRTLKEVLSSPPTGIWHEVHAGARTFEVIARPIPNGPEPEQWVLLIDDVTRSRQIQAQIQQQERLATVGQLAAGIAHDFNNIITVIVLHAQMAMRSPGLSPRDRERMAIIDQQAHHATELIRQILDFSRQSVLERQAVNLLILVKEQVKLLERTLPESIQIRLGYEPGDYVLDADPTRLRQVLLNLVINARDAMPAGGHLTIELGHLTIGPSRESEQNVRPPLPGMAPGRWLLLRVRDTGTGISDDVLGHIFEPFFTTKEPGKGTGLGLAQVHGIVSQHGGHIDVESQVGKGTTFTIYLPALPEPEHPIAADEAQILPQGQGETILLVEDNLALRTALRENLEQWGYRVLEAAHGREALGILDRGDTAIDVILTDMVMPEMGGVALLHVLRQRGWTRPIILMSGHPREAESLDLAEYGISTWLPKPLPMAQLAQTLADLLQRQDGTPSADSGQV